In Nitratireductor mangrovi, the genomic window ACAGGGCCGACAGGTCGCGCACGCCGGGCTTGTGGCCGACGATCAGTCCGACATTCCTCAGATGCCGCTCGAAGCGGCCTTCAAGCCCGCAGATCATCGCGTCGGCCTCGCCGCGCACCAGCGCCAGCGCGGCGATCACCGTCGTGTTGGTGCGCACCATCGTGCGTGCCGCCTCCTGGGTGACACCGCGGCGGCCGCCGAGCCGGATCAGGAGGTCGACATAGTCGCGGTAGCGCGGGTCGTCCTCGGGATTGATGAGCTGGAAATCGGCGCCCGGGCGTATCCTCAGCCCGTAGCGGCGCAGCCGCACGTCGATGACGTTGGGACGACCGATCAGGATCGGCTCGGCAATGCCTTCCTCCAGAACCACCTGCGCGGCACGCAGGACGCGCTCGTCCTCGCCGTCGGCATAGATCACCCGCTTCGCAGCCGCCCGGCTCGCCGCCGAGAAGACCGGCTTCATCACCAGGCCGGAGCGGAAGACGAAACGGTTCAGCCGGTCGAGATAGGCGTCCATGTCGGTGATCGGCCGCGCCGCCACGCCGGTCTCGCAGGCCGCCTTGGCAACCGCCGGCGCGATCCTGAGGATCAGCCTCGGGTCGAAGGGCGAGGGGATCAGGAAGTCAGGCCCGAAGGTCGGCGTCTCGCCGGAATAGGCGCGCGCCGCGACGTCCGACGGTTCCTCGCGCGCAAGGGCGGCGATCGCCTTCACCGCCGCCATCTTCATCTCCTCGTTGATGGCGGTCGCGCCGACGTCGAGCGCGCCACGGAAGATGTAGGGGAAGCACAGGACGTTGTTGACCTGGTTGGGAAAATCCGACCGGCCGGTGCAGATCATGGCATCCGGCCGCGCCTCGCGCGCCACCTCGGGCATGATCTCCGGCACCGGGTTGGCGAGCGCCAGGATCAGCGGTTTTTCGGCCATCCCGGCCAGCAGTTCCGGCTTCAGGACGCCGGCCGCCGACAGGCCGAGGAAGACGTCGGCGCCGCCGATCACCTCGGCCAGAGTGCGCGCCTCTGTGTCCTTGACATAGGGTTCCTTCCACCGGTCCATCTCCTCGACCCGGCCCTTCCAGGCGACGCCGAAGCGGTCGGTGATCCAGATGTTGTCGCGGCTCGCCCCCAGCGCGACCAGCAGGTTGAGGCAGGCGAGAGCCGCCGCGCCGGCGCCCGAGGTGACGATCTTGACCGTCGAGATGTCCTTGCCGGCCAGTTCGAGCCCGTTGACCACGGCGGCGGCGACGATGATCGCGGTGCCATGCTGGTCGTCATGGAAGACCGGGATCGCCATGCGTTTTTTCAGTTGCTCCTCGACCTCGAAGCATTCCGGCGCCTTGATGTCTTCTAGGTTGATGCCGCCGAAGGTCGGCTCTAGCGCGGCTATGGTCTCCACCATGCGCTCGATCTCCGGCGCGTCGATCTCGATGTCGAAGACGTCGATGCCGGCGAACTTCTTGAACAGCACCGCCTTGCCTTCCATCACCGGCTTGGAGGCGAGCGGGCCGATGTTGCCGAGGCCGAGCACCGCCGAGCCGTTCGAGACCACGCCGACCAGATTGCCGCGTGCGGTATAGTCGGCGGCACTTGCCGGGTTGTCGTGGATGGCCAGGCAGGGCACGGCCACGCCGGGCGAATAGGCCAGCGCCAGGTCGCGCTGGTTGCCCAGCGGCTTTGTGGCCTGGATCTCGAGCTTGCCCGGCGCCGGGTAGCGGTGGAAGAAGAGGGCGGCCTCGTCGAACTCGCTGCGCGCCGGTTTGTCCTGTTTCCTGGTCATGTGGTCATGTCCGTTGCCTGCCGCCACAGGCTAGCACGCCGAGGCGGGCGCCGGCGTGACGATTGTCCGGAACCTTGCCCGCGTGGTGGCGGCCCATGCCGCGCCGGTGCCGCGCGCCTCAGCGCGCCACCACTTTCTGATTCTGTTCGCCGAGGCCCTCGATGCCGAGGCGCATCGTGTCGCCCGCCTTGAGGAACATCGGCGGCTTCATGCCAAGGCCGACGCCGGGCGGCGTTCCCGTCGTGATCACGTCGCCGGGCTCCAGCACCATGAATTCCGACAGGTACGAAATCACCTCGGCGACCGAGAAGATCATGGTCTCGGTGCTGCCGGTCTGGCGTCGTTCGCCGTTGACGTCGAGAAACATCGACAGCTTCTGCGGGTCGGACACCTCGTCGGCGGTAACCAGCCACGGGCCCAGCGGCCCGAAGGTCGGCGCGCTCTTGCCCTTGATCCACTGGCCGCCGCGCTCGGCCTGGTATTCGCGCTCCGAAACGTCGTTGCAGAGCGCGTAGCCGAAGACCTTCGACAGCGCCTCGTCCTTGCCGACATAGTCGCAGCGCTCGCCGATCACCACGGCGAGCTCGACCTCCCAGTCGAGTTTTCGCGATCCCCTGGGCACCAGAACGTCGTCGTCCGGTCCGGACAGGCAGCTCGGCGCCTTGGAAAACACGATCGGTTCTTTCGGGATCGCCGCGCCGGTCTCGGCGGCGTGGTCGGCATAGTTGAGGCCGATCGCGATGAAATGGCCGATACGGCTGACCGGGGCGCCGATACGCGACCCCTCGGGTGCGGCCGGGCGGTGGGTCAGGTCGGCCGCAGAGAGCTTGGCGATCAGGTCGGGGCCGATCGTCTCGGGGCCATAGTCGGCCACGATGCCGGACATGTCGCGGATTGTTCCGTCGGTGTCGATGATGCCCGGGCGCTCTGCGCCCTTGGGTCCAAAACGTACCAGTTTCAAAGGCTTGGTCCTCCCACCTTATCTACAAATTTGCTGAAATGACTAGAACGCGCTCGGATAGAGCCCGCCGTCGAGGATCAGGTTCTGGCCGGTGATATAGCCGGAATGCGCCGAGCAGAGGAAGGCACAGGCCTTGCCGAATTCCTCGGCGCTGCCCAGCCTCCTGGCCGGGATGTCGGCCGCGATCTTCTTTTCCTGCTCCTCGACGCTGATGCCGGCCTTCTCGGCGCCGAAGGCGAGCGTGCCGCGGATGCGGTCGGTGTCGAACTTGCCCGGCAGCACAC contains:
- a CDS encoding fumarylacetoacetate hydrolase family protein → MKLVRFGPKGAERPGIIDTDGTIRDMSGIVADYGPETIGPDLIAKLSAADLTHRPAAPEGSRIGAPVSRIGHFIAIGLNYADHAAETGAAIPKEPIVFSKAPSCLSGPDDDVLVPRGSRKLDWEVELAVVIGERCDYVGKDEALSKVFGYALCNDVSEREYQAERGGQWIKGKSAPTFGPLGPWLVTADEVSDPQKLSMFLDVNGERRQTGSTETMIFSVAEVISYLSEFMVLEPGDVITTGTPPGVGLGMKPPMFLKAGDTMRLGIEGLGEQNQKVVAR
- a CDS encoding NADP-dependent malic enzyme, which encodes MTRKQDKPARSEFDEAALFFHRYPAPGKLEIQATKPLGNQRDLALAYSPGVAVPCLAIHDNPASAADYTARGNLVGVVSNGSAVLGLGNIGPLASKPVMEGKAVLFKKFAGIDVFDIEIDAPEIERMVETIAALEPTFGGINLEDIKAPECFEVEEQLKKRMAIPVFHDDQHGTAIIVAAAVVNGLELAGKDISTVKIVTSGAGAAALACLNLLVALGASRDNIWITDRFGVAWKGRVEEMDRWKEPYVKDTEARTLAEVIGGADVFLGLSAAGVLKPELLAGMAEKPLILALANPVPEIMPEVAREARPDAMICTGRSDFPNQVNNVLCFPYIFRGALDVGATAINEEMKMAAVKAIAALAREEPSDVAARAYSGETPTFGPDFLIPSPFDPRLILRIAPAVAKAACETGVAARPITDMDAYLDRLNRFVFRSGLVMKPVFSAASRAAAKRVIYADGEDERVLRAAQVVLEEGIAEPILIGRPNVIDVRLRRYGLRIRPGADFQLINPEDDPRYRDYVDLLIRLGGRRGVTQEAARTMVRTNTTVIAALALVRGEADAMICGLEGRFERHLRNVGLIVGHKPGVRDLSALSMLIMQRGVTFFTDTYVTVDPTAEEIAEMTVLAADEIRRFGIEPKAALLSLSNFGSRDTASTLKMRKAASLLAEIAPQLEADGEMHGDSALSELLRQRVYPHSRLKGEANLLVFPDLDAANIALTTIKQFTDALHVGPILLGAARPAHILTPSVTSRGVVNMTALSVVEASHAADAAMPAGAIGT